Proteins encoded within one genomic window of Cucumis sativus cultivar 9930 chromosome 3, Cucumber_9930_V3, whole genome shotgun sequence:
- the LOC101210975 gene encoding serine/threonine-protein kinase Aurora-3 isoform X1, which produces MKYLAKNNNESPKRQWSLKDFDVGKPLGKGKFGRVYLAREVRSKYIVALKVIFREQMKKYGIHRQLMREMEIQTSLRHPNILRLYGWFHDAERIFMILEYAHRGELYRELRKNGHLSEKQAATYMLSLTQALAYCHEKDVIHRDIKPENLLLDHEGRLKIGDFGWAVQSRSKRYTMCGTLDYLAPEMVENKGHDFAIDNWTMGILCYEFLYGVPPFEAESQSDTFQRIRKVELNFPSTPRISTEARDLIGRLLVKDSSKRLSLQEIEEHPWIIKNADPSGICNTR; this is translated from the exons ATGAAATATTTGGCGAAGAACAATAACGAATCTCCAAAGCGACAATGGTCCTTGAAAGATTTCGACGTAGGAAAACCCCTCGGCAAAGGAAAATTCGGCAGGGTTTATCTAGCTAGAGAAGTCAGG AGCAAGTATATAGTAGCACTGAAGGTGATTTTTAGGGAACAGATGAAGAAGTACGGGATTCATCGTCAGTTAATGAGAGAGATGGAGATCCAGACCAGTCTTCGGCACCCCAACATCCTACGTCTCTACGGATGGTTTCATGATGCCGAACGGATTTTCATGATATTGGAATACGCTCACCGCGGTGAGCTTTATAGGGAACTTAGGAAAAATGGTCATCTCAGCGAGAAGCAAGCGGCCACT TACATGTTAAGCCTCACACAAGCATTGGCATACTGCCATGAGAAGGATGTAATTCACAGGGACATTAAGCCAGAAAATTTGCTGCTTGATCACGAG GGCCGGTTGAAAATTGGAGATTTTGGATGGGCTGTACAGTCAAGAAGCAAGAGATATACCATGTGTGGAACTCTGGATTATTTAGCCCCAGAAATGGTGGAGAATAAAGGTCATGACTTTGCCATAGATAATTGGACGATGGGCATCCTTTGCTATGAATTCCTTTATGGAGTCCCTCCATTTGAAGCTGAGAGTCAAAGTGACACGTTTCAAAG GATAAGGAaggttgaattaaattttccttCGACTCCTCGTATTTCTACAGAAGCAAGGGATCTAATAGGCCGG CTATTGGTGAAGGATTCGTCTAAAAGACTTTCACTTCAGGAGATAGAGGAGCATCCATGGATAATCAAGAATGCAGATCCATCTGGTATTTGCAATACCAGGTAG
- the LOC101210975 gene encoding serine/threonine-protein kinase Aurora-3 isoform X2, with translation MKYLAKNNNESPKRQWSLKDFDVGKPLGKGKFGRVYLAREVRMKKYGIHRQLMREMEIQTSLRHPNILRLYGWFHDAERIFMILEYAHRGELYRELRKNGHLSEKQAATYMLSLTQALAYCHEKDVIHRDIKPENLLLDHEGRLKIGDFGWAVQSRSKRYTMCGTLDYLAPEMVENKGHDFAIDNWTMGILCYEFLYGVPPFEAESQSDTFQRIRKVELNFPSTPRISTEARDLIGRLLVKDSSKRLSLQEIEEHPWIIKNADPSGICNTR, from the exons ATGAAATATTTGGCGAAGAACAATAACGAATCTCCAAAGCGACAATGGTCCTTGAAAGATTTCGACGTAGGAAAACCCCTCGGCAAAGGAAAATTCGGCAGGGTTTATCTAGCTAGAGAAGTCAGG ATGAAGAAGTACGGGATTCATCGTCAGTTAATGAGAGAGATGGAGATCCAGACCAGTCTTCGGCACCCCAACATCCTACGTCTCTACGGATGGTTTCATGATGCCGAACGGATTTTCATGATATTGGAATACGCTCACCGCGGTGAGCTTTATAGGGAACTTAGGAAAAATGGTCATCTCAGCGAGAAGCAAGCGGCCACT TACATGTTAAGCCTCACACAAGCATTGGCATACTGCCATGAGAAGGATGTAATTCACAGGGACATTAAGCCAGAAAATTTGCTGCTTGATCACGAG GGCCGGTTGAAAATTGGAGATTTTGGATGGGCTGTACAGTCAAGAAGCAAGAGATATACCATGTGTGGAACTCTGGATTATTTAGCCCCAGAAATGGTGGAGAATAAAGGTCATGACTTTGCCATAGATAATTGGACGATGGGCATCCTTTGCTATGAATTCCTTTATGGAGTCCCTCCATTTGAAGCTGAGAGTCAAAGTGACACGTTTCAAAG GATAAGGAaggttgaattaaattttccttCGACTCCTCGTATTTCTACAGAAGCAAGGGATCTAATAGGCCGG CTATTGGTGAAGGATTCGTCTAAAAGACTTTCACTTCAGGAGATAGAGGAGCATCCATGGATAATCAAGAATGCAGATCCATCTGGTATTTGCAATACCAGGTAG
- the LOC101210975 gene encoding serine/threonine-protein kinase Aurora-3 isoform X3, producing the protein MDGIVSKYIVALKVIFREQMKKYGIHRQLMREMEIQTSLRHPNILRLYGWFHDAERIFMILEYAHRGELYRELRKNGHLSEKQAATYMLSLTQALAYCHEKDVIHRDIKPENLLLDHEGRLKIGDFGWAVQSRSKRYTMCGTLDYLAPEMVENKGHDFAIDNWTMGILCYEFLYGVPPFEAESQSDTFQRIRKVELNFPSTPRISTEARDLIGRLLVKDSSKRLSLQEIEEHPWIIKNADPSGICNTR; encoded by the exons ATGGATGGAATTGTT AGCAAGTATATAGTAGCACTGAAGGTGATTTTTAGGGAACAGATGAAGAAGTACGGGATTCATCGTCAGTTAATGAGAGAGATGGAGATCCAGACCAGTCTTCGGCACCCCAACATCCTACGTCTCTACGGATGGTTTCATGATGCCGAACGGATTTTCATGATATTGGAATACGCTCACCGCGGTGAGCTTTATAGGGAACTTAGGAAAAATGGTCATCTCAGCGAGAAGCAAGCGGCCACT TACATGTTAAGCCTCACACAAGCATTGGCATACTGCCATGAGAAGGATGTAATTCACAGGGACATTAAGCCAGAAAATTTGCTGCTTGATCACGAG GGCCGGTTGAAAATTGGAGATTTTGGATGGGCTGTACAGTCAAGAAGCAAGAGATATACCATGTGTGGAACTCTGGATTATTTAGCCCCAGAAATGGTGGAGAATAAAGGTCATGACTTTGCCATAGATAATTGGACGATGGGCATCCTTTGCTATGAATTCCTTTATGGAGTCCCTCCATTTGAAGCTGAGAGTCAAAGTGACACGTTTCAAAG GATAAGGAaggttgaattaaattttccttCGACTCCTCGTATTTCTACAGAAGCAAGGGATCTAATAGGCCGG CTATTGGTGAAGGATTCGTCTAAAAGACTTTCACTTCAGGAGATAGAGGAGCATCCATGGATAATCAAGAATGCAGATCCATCTGGTATTTGCAATACCAGGTAG
- the LOC101210975 gene encoding serine/threonine-protein kinase Aurora-3 isoform X4, with the protein MKKYGIHRQLMREMEIQTSLRHPNILRLYGWFHDAERIFMILEYAHRGELYRELRKNGHLSEKQAATYMLSLTQALAYCHEKDVIHRDIKPENLLLDHEGRLKIGDFGWAVQSRSKRYTMCGTLDYLAPEMVENKGHDFAIDNWTMGILCYEFLYGVPPFEAESQSDTFQRIRKVELNFPSTPRISTEARDLIGRLLVKDSSKRLSLQEIEEHPWIIKNADPSGICNTR; encoded by the exons ATGAAGAAGTACGGGATTCATCGTCAGTTAATGAGAGAGATGGAGATCCAGACCAGTCTTCGGCACCCCAACATCCTACGTCTCTACGGATGGTTTCATGATGCCGAACGGATTTTCATGATATTGGAATACGCTCACCGCGGTGAGCTTTATAGGGAACTTAGGAAAAATGGTCATCTCAGCGAGAAGCAAGCGGCCACT TACATGTTAAGCCTCACACAAGCATTGGCATACTGCCATGAGAAGGATGTAATTCACAGGGACATTAAGCCAGAAAATTTGCTGCTTGATCACGAG GGCCGGTTGAAAATTGGAGATTTTGGATGGGCTGTACAGTCAAGAAGCAAGAGATATACCATGTGTGGAACTCTGGATTATTTAGCCCCAGAAATGGTGGAGAATAAAGGTCATGACTTTGCCATAGATAATTGGACGATGGGCATCCTTTGCTATGAATTCCTTTATGGAGTCCCTCCATTTGAAGCTGAGAGTCAAAGTGACACGTTTCAAAG GATAAGGAaggttgaattaaattttccttCGACTCCTCGTATTTCTACAGAAGCAAGGGATCTAATAGGCCGG CTATTGGTGAAGGATTCGTCTAAAAGACTTTCACTTCAGGAGATAGAGGAGCATCCATGGATAATCAAGAATGCAGATCCATCTGGTATTTGCAATACCAGGTAG